The proteins below come from a single Nocardiopsis gilva YIM 90087 genomic window:
- a CDS encoding helix-turn-helix domain-containing protein, translated as MEAHSPNIRRRRLGHALRRFREDAGMTLEAASQASGVPRATIGRIETADARRLRHTDLDALADLYKVDQQTREAMHEHARQSKERGWWSKYRDVFGDRALPDWEAEACMIRTFEGLTIPGLFQTPDYAAAVFRAGRAMPEDDVARRVEARMARREIFNRIKPPHVLAVIDEGALRRLIGGPDVMREQLTHLKHLALRHHIDMQVLPYEAGAHLALAGPFRILEFPGSKDQPIVHVETATDSLFLEQPDELERYTLAFSNVQGVALSTALSVKFIDQILLSFEGNQ; from the coding sequence ATGGAAGCTCACAGCCCCAACATCCGACGCCGTCGCCTGGGCCACGCCCTTCGCCGGTTCCGCGAGGACGCCGGGATGACCCTAGAGGCCGCCTCTCAGGCATCGGGGGTCCCCCGTGCGACCATCGGCCGCATCGAAACCGCCGATGCCCGCCGCCTACGCCACACCGACCTGGACGCACTGGCCGACCTGTACAAGGTCGACCAGCAGACGCGGGAGGCCATGCACGAGCATGCCCGCCAATCCAAGGAACGCGGCTGGTGGTCGAAGTACCGGGACGTATTCGGCGACCGCGCCCTTCCCGACTGGGAGGCCGAGGCCTGCATGATCCGCACCTTCGAAGGACTCACCATCCCCGGCCTGTTCCAGACCCCCGACTACGCGGCCGCGGTCTTTCGGGCCGGACGCGCCATGCCCGAGGACGACGTCGCGCGCCGCGTCGAAGCTCGGATGGCCCGCAGGGAGATCTTCAACCGGATCAAGCCGCCACATGTGCTTGCCGTCATCGACGAGGGTGCCCTACGCCGCCTGATCGGCGGCCCTGATGTAATGCGCGAGCAGCTAACCCACCTCAAGCACCTCGCACTTCGCCACCACATCGACATGCAGGTTCTGCCCTACGAGGCAGGAGCCCATCTTGCCCTCGCTGGCCCGTTCAGAATCCTGGAATTCCCCGGCTCGAAGGATCAGCCGATCGTGCACGTGGAGACCGCAACAGACAGCCTGTTCCTGGAACAGCCCGATGAGCTAGAGCGGTATACCTTGGCGTTCAGCAATGTCCAGGGAGTGGCTCTGTCCACCGCCCTCTCCGTCAAGTTCATCGATCAAATCCTGCTGTCGTTTGAAGGCAACCAATGA
- a CDS encoding ATP-binding protein — protein MSVLTPVPPMPEVTIPLNLLIPHGYEHYFNRSTDHPHFTRRSFEFRGETVLMPLVHAYLTTCAAAGSPEYRYLFDLLGTELASNAIKHTRSGLPGYTYTLKVVRSVTGLTLICTDWGSIDRRDSAQERRPLSPTDPDELLTSESGRGLALVDRLSTEWGDNGQPAFRRVWFRLDYDLTKSAWPTA, from the coding sequence ATGTCTGTCCTGACCCCCGTACCCCCGATGCCTGAGGTGACGATCCCGCTCAACCTGCTCATCCCGCACGGCTACGAGCACTACTTCAACCGCAGCACCGACCACCCCCACTTCACCCGTCGCTCATTCGAGTTCCGCGGCGAGACAGTTCTCATGCCGCTGGTTCACGCCTACCTGACCACCTGCGCTGCGGCCGGCAGCCCCGAGTACCGTTACCTCTTCGACCTACTCGGCACGGAATTGGCCAGCAACGCCATCAAGCACACGCGCTCTGGTCTGCCGGGTTACACCTACACGCTCAAGGTGGTGCGCTCGGTCACCGGCCTCACCCTGATCTGCACCGACTGGGGCAGCATCGACCGGCGTGACTCCGCTCAGGAGCGGCGTCCCCTGAGCCCCACCGACCCGGATGAACTCCTCACCTCCGAATCCGGCCGTGGGCTTGCGCTGGTCGACCGCCTGTCCACTGAGTGGGGTGACAACGGACAACCCGCCTTCCGCAGGGTCTGGTTCCGCCTGGACTATGACCTCACCAAAAGCGCCTGGCCAACGGCCTGA
- a CDS encoding DNA-processing protein DprA yields MPQDDERAALIALLRMGSGWAKIADSVVDFGSARSVLEDRLAHEETLFSPVSDRLSELIDESRHLLDDWSARGMDVLAFWEDGYPPQLREIHEMPPVVFTRGEHADDRRAIAVVGSRSASPRGQEIAGNIAERLVSEKVTVVSGLAVGIDAAAHTTALRAGGRTVAVVGTGIDRYYPKDNRTLQDEIADRGMLLSQFLPGSPPTRRTFPMRNAVMSGYAAATIVVEAGEHSGARIQARYALKHGRQVIFTKELLANEWAREFQSRPGVHVVASMDELMEVVREVFAVNESPLGPFAEWMEPEGPVW; encoded by the coding sequence ATGCCGCAAGACGACGAACGAGCCGCGCTCATCGCTCTGCTGCGCATGGGATCGGGCTGGGCGAAGATCGCCGACTCCGTCGTCGACTTCGGGAGCGCCAGGAGCGTCCTGGAGGACAGGCTCGCGCACGAGGAGACTCTCTTCTCACCAGTGTCCGACCGCCTCTCGGAGCTGATTGACGAGTCTCGTCACCTGCTGGATGACTGGTCCGCGCGGGGCATGGACGTCCTCGCTTTCTGGGAGGACGGCTACCCCCCACAACTCCGTGAGATCCACGAGATGCCGCCCGTCGTCTTCACCCGCGGTGAGCACGCCGACGACCGCCGAGCCATCGCGGTCGTCGGCTCCCGGTCGGCGTCACCCCGAGGCCAGGAGATCGCCGGGAACATCGCCGAACGCCTGGTGTCGGAGAAGGTGACCGTCGTCAGCGGTCTCGCAGTCGGAATCGATGCGGCCGCCCACACCACTGCATTGCGAGCCGGGGGTCGCACCGTCGCCGTTGTCGGAACCGGTATTGACCGCTACTACCCGAAGGACAACCGCACTCTGCAGGACGAGATCGCCGACCGCGGCATGCTCCTGAGCCAGTTTCTGCCGGGATCTCCACCGACACGACGGACCTTTCCCATGCGTAACGCTGTCATGAGCGGATACGCAGCCGCCACCATCGTGGTCGAAGCCGGCGAACACAGCGGTGCCAGGATCCAGGCCCGCTACGCGCTGAAGCACGGCAGACAGGTCATCTTCACCAAAGAGTTGCTGGCCAACGAATGGGCTCGGGAATTCCAGAGCCGACCGGGTGTGCACGTCGTCGCCAGCATGGATGAATTGATGGAGGTCGTCCGCGAGGTGTTCGCCGTGAACGAGTCACCGCTGGGACCGTTCGCTGAGTGGATGGAGCCGGAGGGGCCGGTCTGGTGA